The sequence tagtagtagtagtagtagtagtagtagtagtagtagtagtaataaacTAGTAGGCACATAGTATAATAAACGGCAGGTGTCATTTAAGAAGAGAAATCACGCGAAAGCACATCTTCCACGTCGTGTGAGCTGAGAGGCTTCCCACTGTGAGCCGTATTTACTCTTTATCTCTCTTCCCCTTGCATATTTTCTCAAATAGTCGTCAAGCCATCATTTAAACACAGCATTCTGATATTATCAGTACCTTCCCGGCTATTTCCTGTCTCCCCGCGATGATGGCAAATAGCCAATAATAATTAACGGTACACCAAAGCAAACCGTTGCTTTATTGTCTTCAACTTTACAGTACAAACGCGTATCGTGAAGTTCGTAACTATAAAGTTAATTAATGCAGTTACTTTATTTAGTACATGAATGGCTTTGGTTCTGCTGCAAAGAATTTCCGCCTGGCCAAATTCATCAATATAGTGACAAAATTCGGGTAACTCTTCTaggcttcgaaaaaaaaatttttcgaagaaaaaaacaacaaaaaaagaaaaaaaaatcactgtgTACTGTAGTACTAGCTACCACTTCAACTGCCGGGCGCGAAATTCAATGAGATAGACTTTGACCTTTGTTTTGCTCTCTAATAACCAACCTGTTCCCACTAAACAAGCACCAATAGGCTATTGAAAAAAAGTCCCGACTAAACGAACTCAGTGTTCCTCGTTAATGTTCCTTACAAATGTATAATCGGTCCTTACCCGACTTCGTCACTCCGGTCTCCCGCAGGATTGCACCAGGCGCTGAAGAACAGCGTCGCCATGCGGCGCAAGCGGTGGCTGGCCTTGGGACTTGTGGCCGCGTACGGGGCCGCCATGGCGGTGCACCAGTGCGTGTGGCTCTACCGGTACGGGCCGTTGGTCTACTTCCGCAGCCAGCTGTACGGCCTGGACCCTGTCGCGCTCCGCATGCGCCCGAGCGTGGTCGCCTTTGCCGCCATAGTGGACTTCACGGCGTTCAACGTGGCCGTGCTCGTGCCCGCCTTCTGCATGGCGCACTTCGTCGGCCTCTGCGACCTCGTCGTCCTCAAGGTAGGCCGCACAGCACAGCCTGACTGAAAGGCGGGTGAGTCGCTGCGGATTCATGTAGGGCTCGGGCAGCGTGGCACAAATCGGACAAAAAAATAAAGGTGCCTAGCTCGGATGATGTAACGGTTCTATTCTAATTATGTTCCGTTTCACACACTGTCGGCGGTCCGAGTGGCGCACTGCTTGGGCTTGTTGCTAGAATGCGCCGGTGGTGAGGGGTGAATGAGGGGAAAAACATACGTAATAAAATGGAAGAAACGTAATAGATTAGGTATTGAATAGAATACAATTGTTGCTACATTTAAAATTAACGAAAATGAGAAACAACAGCAGAATTTAGCGAAATGAAATCGCTGCATTATGCCAGACCTATCAAAGCAATTTAAATACCGATAATTACTTATAGTGGTTACTTACCGGCACCTGTGTCGCTAGATTTGTTATAAAAACGACCATTAAATAACTGCTACAGACAAAATTAATCGTCGTTGTCGCTGTTCGAACTTATTACTGTTCGTGTGCGAAACAAGTGTTCCGTGCAACAACCACTGCACACAGTAGATCCGCCGAAATTATAAAACTGTAGTAGCGGCATCTTCTGAACCTTGACTAGGACGAGTGGTCCGCCGAGGCACTGAGGCACACCACTCGGCACGTGATTTGTGGAGCGATAAAGAGCCTATAGCATTGCAAGAACTAGAACGCAATATGCGAAAGCCCAAACACCGCCTGGACCCACCCCTCCGACTCCGCCTTCTATATGGATTATCAGAAACGAGACAACTGTTCTCTgtcgactgtggcttggtgtctaTCTTTCACGAACACTTTTTATCGCTGTATCGGAATGGCTGGCAATGCTACCTGTGATGACTGCCGCAGcaaggaaaccatagaacatgcCATTTCTCATTTCCTCGCTACAGCTCCAAGGGACAGTCGCTCGCGACAGCGTTGCCACGCTTGGACTACCGGTTGCTTTAAGTGCTTTAAGTGCAGACGATGTTGGAGTGCGGCTTATACAGTGCTCGTGCCAGAAGGTGACGAAGGCGCTTGTGGTGTCCCTCCATTCAAGTGATATAGTTGAAGGACTCCAAATACTCCCGCGTTATTTTTATGCATGTGCCTCTGCAtctgctatctctctctctttcctataTTCCAAAATATTATTACCTCAGGAACCAAATGCCCTCAGTGCTGTGCAGCACTGGAATGCACAACATAACCATTCAATTTATTCCCCTTCGCATAGGCGCAAGTATGACGTCATCGGGATAGAATGGGGAGGGCCTTTCACATGTTCGAGCCTTGTACTCTTCATAGATTTGCGCAACGATATGGAAAATTTAGCACGTGGACTTCCCCACGCACTAAATCTCAATGCAGAGAAGTCAGCTTTCACGATCGCTTTCTAAAGAGCCACGCACGCAAGTAGGGACAGCGCCTGAGGCGAATCACAAGTTCCATGCATGACTTATATTTTGAAAACACTCGACGGCTACCTCGGCTATCGTCTAACCGATGTGAAATGCGGCAATGCTGGTTGTATCTCTTTGGTGCGCCCATGTATCTGAAGCTCCCTTTTACGTATTTTGGTACACGCTGAAGAAACTCCAGCAGcgaaaaattaatccgcagaatTTACTTACGGCGTCCTCATGGCCCATAGAGCAGATTTCTGGCGTTCGACACCTATCCACCCCTCAGCCAGAGTGCACGACGTCATAAGGTTTAGCGTTTGCTGAGCCTCATGGTCTAAAACACGGTTCTCTGCTGACGCTGATGAGTCACGAATCGAGGAACATAGAGCTGACAGCGAAGGCGTGAATCATGTTGTTTTCCTTGCGAGCCGCATTCAAAACTCTCAGACAGGTCATTTTTATTTACGCGCGCTTTTTTGCAACTTCCATTTTATTTATTCTCGCTTTTTACTTTCCCCATTTGTATGACCCTCCCTTAGAAAGTGAGTCCTCATATAGTATATGTTTACATTAACATCTGTTTAATTAACAGCTATGAACACTTTCTCTTTCGCCGTGCTGCGGACAGGGAAACCGTTTCCGCAGCATGCTCCAAGCCTACTGCGCCTCCGGTTGCGACGGGCTCAAGGTCAGCACCGTGCGAAAGCTGCAGGGCTCCTATGCTGCCCTCTGGGAAGCGGCGCAGTACATGGACAAGAAGCTCTGCGCTGCGCTATTCTGCTGGTGCGTGCGCGAGTGATTCGCTACGATAAGGTGTGTGTGCCGAGATCACTGATAATGTTTGAACTTGGGTACACGTAATGTACAAGGTAAATATacttggtagcgaagcttccatagaagcccatacgttgaAGACATgacggttcatcggcggttcataaagccccttaaactccGTAATGGAGCGCCACGCTTTGATGAAGGCCGCCTCCTCTTCTCGCGTTCTGGCCGAGACCGACGCCGCGTCGCGTCGCTATTGGCCAAATAGAaccacgtgggccctcgcgccggcttcgtttgtttacagtcgtgctgaagcgtctacggagtggcgaggagcgcatgttggcgccgttgctattctgtgttgttttgtatgctacgctcgagcggtgtaggcggcgccacggtcgaggagggagcgtgagagagaggagaaacgaggagcagtgaaggcggaggaggagagcgtcgctactttacgaagatTAAGGGGCTTTAGCGGTTTATGGGGATTAGCGCCATCTTCCGAaagaacacttccggcggaagaaaaaaataatgttacTCCATATCCGTTAGAGACAGTAGTGACTTCATTTTGTtatcgaaggcgcgaaatttctttTGGTGGCAagccattagagctgtatattcaaatTCCCCGctattcgacttgatgggcgtttcgagatTTCAGCGCgcaaagcgatgcaggaaaaggccagccgtacgggtgtcgaaatcgcacccctgcacagaacatgctttgtttggaggccgacgaaagctttaggtgtagagttaTGGTCCCATCGTCGGACGCCAAagccgtcggccagcgcagtcgcatgaaaacaactaaacaattatctggcggtcgtacctcactacttttgactgaacaggttaagaaacgatgaagctacctgcgtcacCAACTTCAGACAAATGTTGACAACCAAACAGCACAGCGTGTGAGGGGagcgtattgtaacaggtgaacttaacgagcgcgcctttctgcggacttcaagagctgcattgcattgcaagatATAGCGGTGTCAACGCCCCCTCTTACGATGcgcgctgaaaaagaaaaggtatttATCGATAACAATAAAATAGAATagagttgtcttttctttacttgtcacgcatatataaaattgactaggaattttattttcgttaaaTGAATCTAACTCTGTCTCGCTTTAATAATAaaaaaggcgctttttttttctttccaaatgtttgttccctccaaacatagccGCGCTTCAATAACTGCTCCCATAACCGTCCTTGCTACTAATAAACTTGCTATTCAAGACTTGAACacataatgtcggctcacagatATTTCTAAAGCAGGCCGATCTGATAATAGGTTGGTGAATCATATGTCACGGATCCTTTGATTTCTTTTCTGTCATTTAGCCATTCCGCACGTGAAACTGGGGGTGTGCTCGCTCTTTGCCAATCCGCTTGAATGGGTATGTCCCACAGTGGGACAAGAAGTACACATAATCCCTAAATGTTGCTTGCAATGTGTCGTACTTTCGTACGCATACATCTGTCATCGACATTCTTCCttcgacaagcatcatacatcgccttcgttcTTGTGACATCGCTCCGTGTACGTCTCCCACTGTGAATGCTCCTGATTTGGAGTTTCCATTTCGGCATAGCTTCTGAACGATCCAGTGCAAAAACATCAAAATTGCACAATTATGTTGTGACCTTTGCATTGGCTAGAAATAAACATTCCACGGGATCAAACCTTGCATAGGATGAATGTACAAGTAAACAAAATTGCATGCATCGCCGTTAGTTATAATGCATTGAATTAACCGCTTATTAATTAaatgcttcgcttcacatagattccaacatgtgcgttggacctGCATATATTTATCGCTGCGCGTCATGGCGCGTGTGAAGTTGATGCCGCAGCTGAACCCCTCTCGTACCGCAGGTACGTGGACACTGTGCTCAACATCGTGGTGAGCGTTCGCGCCGTGTATCACACGCTGTCGCACTACAACGCGTACTCGGCGTCCGGGGCGTACGTGCACGCCGCGTACCTGGCCGTCGCCTTCCTGCTCGTCTCGCTCTCCGCCGCCAACCTGGTGGCGCAGAGGAGGCACCTGCTGCAGGACATGTGCCGCCTGGTGTGCACAGTAGGCGGTGCCGAAGACGACGAGCTCTGCAACCAGGTGAGCAATGTCCGTCTgcctatccgtccgtccgtccgtcatcTTTACACCCCTCTTCAATTATACCAAATCCTTCAAAGCATCCCGTCGTCATCACACCACCGTGATCATGCCACCGCATGCCACCGTGGTCATCATTGCATCATCGTCAAGCAGTCATCGTCACGCATTCGTTGCCTTACCGTCGTCGCGATGTCGTCGTGTCCATTGTCGTAAATGTAGCTTCGTCCTCTGACcctcgtcatgccgccgtcgttaTCCGTGTGCTACAGCTGCCATTTCGCTGCGCCTTGCAGGTGATGCTGCTCCAGGAGGACGTCGCCAACGGGCAGCTGGCGTTCACCGGCTGGAACTGCTTCGACATCGACCGTCCCTTTATCCTCAGTGTCATGGGAGCGGTAATCACCTACTCCGTCGTACTGCAACAGCTCACTTAGACGAGCGCCTGCCGACCTAAATAAAAATCCTAAGATCACTAGATTTTAGccttttaagtgcaacaagccTCATTAAAATTAGTGCATTGACTGTGGAGAAAAACGATTTGTCCGATTCAGTGTGTGAAGAgctcccaagctaaagcttcctcttaatatagGAAAAATAAAACGCTCGACAACGGGCCATCTCACGGGCGCCTGGGATCAGAACAGTCACCGAAGTTTTAAGAATAGCTAACGTCGTTGCAAAAGAGGGAGACAATTTACCAACAGAAAACACCTCGGAGTTAAGATCACGCGATCACTGCTCACTaagcaagaaggaaaaagaagtgttcactgaaaaaaaaaatatatacgccGAACGAGACATTTTGCTGTAGCTCAACCTGGACACACTAGAAACTTATCCTGAAcaaaacctcccaagtgtttaagaagaacacacacacacacacgcacgcacgcacgcacgcacacgcacaccaaAACTTATGACCCCATGATGACGTCATCTGCACCACGGTGCGTGCACAAAATTGAAGAGAAGTCTGGACATATATTTTCCCTTCCCTAATCGACAAAGTTGTAGCGCAtagcatcgcgttattgtgtgaccttctaaatttttttttcttctgtcaccTTTGATAGCCTTTCCACAGCATatggtagccagccggtactttcactggctaacctccctatcatcccttctttctctctctcttctctcgcCAAATAAACAGTGATAAACATTTCGAAACAATACTCTGCACCACCGAAAAATAAATTTTAGTGTTCCCCTTTAGTGACATTTCAAGTGGTAAGATACTAGACGCTACAAAGATCGTCTAGTTTGACAGCACGTAAATTATTTTAGGAGAGCGTTAACCTAGCAAGTAAATTGTTAAACCGAGTTGGTACACGCTCTATACCATAAATTCAAACGCGTACGATTCCGTAACTTCAACAACGAATTATTTCGTTTCCAGTTTCTACTGCATTTCTAACAGCGGCTTAATTCGGACTCCAAAATGTGCACTTGAGACTCCTCCACGCTTAGAGACCGGCTACCGAGCGATCACACATCGCGCTTCCATGTAATTACGCCTAAAAGGCGTCCGTTATTGTTCACCTTTTAATTGATCCTGACAATACATGTTCATCTGTAAGCGAGCACTCCTCGCGCCTTCTTTCATTTCGTGTTATTTCGTGCACGTGTTTTCGCATTCATGTTACCAAACTATCGATAGCCTAACGGCCTATGTGCAGTCAACTCCACGCATGCGTATATgggagaggggaagggggagcTCTAACGGTAGCAGCAATTGTAGAAATGCACTCCATGGTTCAGTGCAAGTTTGGTGCTCGCACTGCTGCGATGGGATCGTGCCACATTAACTATTCCTTTGGTTGTTACGACGCGTGTCCTTAACGAACCGGAGGAAGGCATACGGCAAAAGCGTTCCGCATGTGGTATCTGGCTGGCCGGAATATTTTGCACGTAACGGTTGCCCAATTGACGCCGACGCCGTCTCCAGCCCTT comes from Dermacentor andersoni chromosome 9, qqDerAnde1_hic_scaffold, whole genome shotgun sequence and encodes:
- the LOC126527472 gene encoding uncharacterized protein: MLQAYCASGCDGLKVSTVRKLQGSYAALWEAAQYMDKKLCAALFCWYVDTVLNIVVSVRAVYHTLSHYNAYSASGAYVHAAYLAVAFLLVSLSAANLVAQRRHLLQDMCRLVCTVGGAEDDELCNQVMLLQEDVANGQLAFTGWNCFDIDRPFILSVMGAVITYSVVLQQLT